From Leptospira venezuelensis, a single genomic window includes:
- the pyrE gene encoding orotate phosphoribosyltransferase — translation MREELFQLIQTHAYRFREEPFTLASGRKSRHYFNCKEITLHPQRLELLCKYIVEKHLPESGLAGEEAFGGLTMGADPICFGISLEYRKQSKNVFPLIVRKQAKEHGTKNLVEGGVNAVKSCVVVDDVITTGGSTLQAIKSLRDAGLEVTACICILDREEGGRKAIEEEGIKVFPLFKKSEFGSLD, via the coding sequence TTGAGGGAAGAATTGTTTCAACTCATTCAAACCCACGCCTATCGTTTCCGAGAGGAACCGTTCACACTGGCCAGTGGTAGAAAATCCAGGCATTATTTTAATTGTAAGGAAATCACTCTCCATCCGCAAAGATTAGAATTACTTTGTAAGTATATTGTGGAAAAACACCTCCCAGAATCCGGTCTGGCTGGAGAAGAGGCGTTTGGCGGTCTTACAATGGGAGCAGATCCTATCTGTTTCGGAATATCCTTAGAATACCGCAAACAATCCAAGAACGTATTTCCGCTCATCGTGAGAAAACAAGCCAAGGAGCATGGCACCAAAAATTTGGTAGAGGGTGGGGTAAACGCGGTGAAATCCTGCGTGGTAGTGGATGACGTGATCACTACTGGAGGTTCTACCTTGCAAGCGATCAAAAGTTTGAGAGATGCAGGATTAGAAGTCACTGCCTGTATCTGTATTTTGGACAGAGAAGAAGGTGGCAGAAAAGCAATCGAAGAAGAAGGGATCAAGGTTTTCCCTTTATTTAAAAAATCTGAATTCGGAAGTTTAGACTAA
- a CDS encoding transglutaminase family protein: MAEYSVRHLTHYTYEKEVSHCLNLAHLCPTSNERQICREFRIEISPKPKYTEFRTDYFGNTVYSFAVETPHNILSVTAEAKVFTSELEKKKDRTMISTSEILNKLKTVTEKEDLEAMEFAGDSSFVTRSVSYKNFLEKYLPMDRPYLESVLEYVKRFREDFKFKAGSTNIYTPLDEVLEKKEGVCQDFTHLSLAAFRSLGLPCKYVSGYIETYPPPGKPKLRGSDATHAWISVYCPGEGWFDFDPTNGKAITDEYIHTSVGRDFSDVSPLKGILFGGGKHKLKVEVDVSRLGDPNAIGNHI, translated from the coding sequence ATGGCTGAGTATTCAGTTCGTCATCTTACTCATTATACGTATGAAAAGGAAGTTTCACATTGTTTGAATCTGGCTCATCTTTGTCCTACATCCAATGAAAGACAGATCTGCAGAGAGTTTAGGATAGAAATTTCCCCTAAACCTAAATATACTGAATTCAGAACTGATTATTTCGGGAACACTGTATATTCTTTCGCAGTAGAAACTCCTCATAATATTCTATCTGTAACTGCAGAAGCAAAAGTTTTTACTTCTGAGTTAGAAAAGAAGAAAGATCGAACTATGATCTCTACTTCTGAAATATTAAATAAATTGAAAACCGTTACGGAAAAAGAAGATCTGGAAGCGATGGAATTTGCAGGAGATTCTTCTTTTGTAACCCGTTCCGTTTCGTATAAGAATTTTTTAGAAAAATATCTGCCTATGGATCGTCCTTATCTCGAATCCGTTTTGGAATATGTAAAAAGATTTAGAGAAGATTTTAAATTTAAAGCAGGAAGTACGAATATCTATACTCCTCTGGATGAGGTCTTGGAGAAAAAAGAAGGTGTATGTCAGGATTTCACTCATCTTTCCTTGGCTGCTTTTCGTTCTTTGGGCCTGCCCTGCAAATATGTTTCAGGTTATATAGAAACTTATCCTCCTCCTGGAAAACCTAAATTAAGGGGAAGCGATGCAACTCACGCTTGGATTTCTGTCTACTGCCCAGGAGAAGGTTGGTTCGATTTTGATCCTACAAACGGAAAAGCAATTACAGATGAATACATTCATACTTCTGTAGGTAGGGATTTTTCGGATGTATCTCCTTTAAAAGGAATTCTATTTGGAGGAGGGAAACATAAATTAAAGGTGGAAGTGGATGTTTCTCGGTTAGGAGATCCGAACGCGATCGGAAATCATATTTGA
- a CDS encoding acyl-CoA desaturase, producing the protein MEQTKKKLALKTTIFLIATPIIGVIGTGALLFTRGIPLNTWLVYLFMTAATGLAITGGYHRLFSHRAYKASLPVKLFYLLFGAAAFQQSVIEWSSDHRIHHRFVDKEEDPYAITKGFWYAHILWLFENRDHRTPVNVNDLYEDKWVKFQDDHYYPIAIFMGFLFPTLLCALWGDALGGLLLAGSLRIAVNHHMTFFINSLAHYKGDQPFSDKHTAKDNWIIALFTFGEGYHNFHHEFQADYRNGIRWFDYDPTKWLINTFAFFGLATDRKTIPEEQILRKKMVMEEKALRNKLEAKSQTLSQGFEERLEVLRNSVQESQARMINLKSAKEEAGRKAVKEAESEYKVALNTWKRFVSGDLAPV; encoded by the coding sequence ATGGAACAAACGAAAAAGAAATTAGCGTTGAAGACCACAATCTTCTTAATAGCGACTCCGATCATCGGGGTCATTGGGACGGGTGCCTTATTATTTACTAGAGGTATTCCATTAAACACATGGCTTGTGTATCTATTTATGACCGCAGCTACAGGGCTTGCGATCACCGGGGGATACCACCGTTTGTTTTCGCATAGAGCTTATAAAGCCTCATTGCCGGTAAAACTTTTTTATCTTCTTTTCGGAGCTGCTGCATTCCAACAATCAGTGATTGAATGGAGTTCTGACCATAGAATTCACCACAGATTTGTAGATAAGGAAGAAGATCCTTATGCAATTACAAAAGGATTCTGGTATGCTCATATTCTTTGGTTATTCGAGAATAGAGACCATAGAACTCCTGTTAATGTGAACGATCTTTACGAAGACAAATGGGTAAAATTCCAAGACGATCATTATTATCCGATCGCTATCTTCATGGGATTTTTATTCCCTACTCTTCTTTGCGCTCTTTGGGGAGATGCATTAGGTGGACTATTATTAGCAGGTTCTTTAAGAATTGCAGTGAACCACCACATGACATTCTTCATCAATTCATTAGCACATTATAAGGGAGACCAACCTTTCTCTGATAAACATACTGCTAAGGACAATTGGATCATCGCTTTATTCACTTTTGGCGAAGGATATCATAACTTTCACCATGAGTTCCAAGCTGATTACAGAAACGGTATTCGTTGGTTCGATTACGATCCAACCAAATGGTTGATCAATACTTTCGCATTCTTCGGTTTAGCAACTGATAGAAAGACTATCCCAGAAGAGCAGATCCTGCGTAAAAAAATGGTAATGGAAGAAAAGGCTCTACGTAACAAACTAGAAGCTAAATCCCAAACATTAAGCCAAGGATTCGAAGAAAGATTAGAAGTTCTGCGCAATTCCGTTCAGGAAAGCCAAGCAAGAATGATTAATCTGAAATCTGCGAAAGAAGAAGCTGGCAGAAAGGCCGTTAAAGAAGCAGAATCGGAATACAAAGTGGCATTGAACACTTGGAAAAGATTCGTTTCTGGAGACCTTGCACCGGTCTGA
- a CDS encoding ABC transporter permease has product MNLYFLFLYEYFKSHLPRFIFALLGISLGVGLFLSTTSNANKAEKSLVDFSMGYLKGDFNLKISPARPGQSLDWKILSEINSHPDLRNISAVRPRIQQEGISSDNLRVLYMGMDLTKEHLGIPLKEGTGSESSGPLEKTYVSKSLAEKFKGAPFTLLLNGKNWEFKDYTPVDMEGGFLIIEDISLIQEKLLDIKGADYLLLKSSNPNLSQIKENLQKVLGSNVKIETSEEIQEKSANALRSFQLNLLIISFISLLIAFFMVSNTMTGLYLSRERELGILRTLGLDVRSSIFLFLSQSVLLGSIGTVLGIIFGIFFSGLDFFRPESGLVDKNLLSTYSSISLSDLGLAAGLGILGSVISSVYPAIRAGKVPPLSILRDSQKEKGKIPNSRLAIYGGIIFFASLGISNLPSPWKLPLPGLLGVGGVTIGITFAFPYLLSLFSSRVSKILDRSDKSFPFFGIGLEELKENPGRNTLTAATVMLAVSLVLCLTILTDSYKKSLNDWVDSEYPSDFTIINDRFFHSGIHGGVPKDLPEKIRELGVSSYLDGFLVNTSFETDKGNFIIHAYDFSVYRNKQERIENEVKEETDVLISSNMAHLKKLKVGDVLVAQTPFGKKNFHIKGIKEHFFSEKGTVMMDIRSYEKNFEFKTINSIKLFLKKEYSDPSGIEYSKKKILDFLKSDQEYKDLILLDSAQLREIYLYEINKVFRVLDSLKATAILISVISLLSSLVHTLYDKRKILGLLKYLGASQDQLGIILKTESVYLTGFGAFFGIISSLIMSPIILYVVNKNAFGWTLTFSFLPETPILILFFAPVLGWISAVYPLHLLRKMSFQLSPE; this is encoded by the coding sequence ATGAATTTATACTTCTTATTCTTATACGAATATTTTAAGTCTCATCTTCCCAGATTCATATTTGCACTTTTAGGAATTTCCTTGGGTGTAGGCTTGTTCCTATCCACTACTAGCAACGCAAACAAAGCAGAAAAATCTCTAGTCGATTTCTCTATGGGATACTTAAAGGGAGATTTTAATCTAAAAATTTCTCCGGCCCGACCGGGACAAAGCCTAGATTGGAAAATCCTGTCAGAAATAAATTCTCATCCGGACCTAAGGAATATTTCCGCAGTTAGACCTAGGATACAACAAGAGGGAATTTCCTCGGACAATCTAAGAGTTCTATATATGGGAATGGATTTGACCAAAGAACATTTGGGAATTCCTTTAAAAGAAGGCACAGGCTCTGAATCCTCTGGTCCATTAGAAAAAACGTATGTATCTAAATCCTTGGCTGAAAAATTCAAAGGGGCACCATTTACTCTTCTTCTGAATGGAAAAAACTGGGAGTTTAAGGATTATACGCCGGTGGATATGGAAGGCGGTTTTCTGATCATTGAAGACATTTCATTAATCCAAGAAAAACTCTTAGATATAAAAGGAGCAGATTATCTTCTTTTAAAATCTTCTAATCCGAATCTTTCGCAAATAAAAGAAAATTTGCAAAAGGTTCTAGGATCGAATGTCAAAATAGAAACTTCAGAAGAAATCCAAGAAAAATCTGCAAATGCTCTTCGTTCTTTTCAGTTAAATCTTCTGATCATTTCTTTTATCTCTCTATTGATCGCATTCTTCATGGTTTCTAATACCATGACTGGTTTGTATTTGAGTAGAGAAAGAGAACTCGGGATCTTAAGAACATTAGGACTGGATGTAAGATCTTCTATTTTTCTTTTTCTAAGTCAGTCCGTTTTGTTAGGAAGTATAGGAACCGTTTTAGGGATTATATTCGGTATATTCTTCTCTGGTTTAGATTTTTTCCGTCCTGAATCAGGTCTTGTTGATAAAAACTTATTATCAACTTATAGTTCTATTTCTCTCTCCGACTTGGGCCTGGCTGCAGGGCTTGGTATCCTGGGTTCTGTAATTTCTTCTGTCTATCCTGCGATCCGAGCTGGAAAAGTCCCTCCCCTTTCTATACTCAGAGATTCTCAAAAAGAAAAAGGGAAGATCCCAAATTCCAGACTAGCGATTTATGGAGGGATCATATTTTTCGCTTCTTTAGGGATTTCTAATCTACCTTCTCCTTGGAAACTTCCACTTCCCGGTTTATTGGGTGTAGGAGGTGTGACAATTGGGATCACATTCGCTTTTCCTTATTTACTGTCTTTATTTAGTTCTCGAGTTTCCAAAATCCTGGATAGAAGTGATAAAAGTTTTCCGTTTTTCGGAATAGGCCTAGAAGAATTAAAAGAAAATCCAGGAAGGAATACTTTGACTGCCGCGACTGTAATGCTTGCAGTCTCCTTGGTTTTATGTCTGACCATTCTGACCGACAGTTACAAAAAATCCCTAAATGATTGGGTGGATTCAGAATATCCTTCGGATTTTACGATCATCAACGATCGATTCTTTCATTCGGGGATACACGGTGGAGTTCCTAAGGATCTTCCGGAAAAGATCAGAGAGCTTGGGGTCAGCTCTTATCTGGATGGATTTTTAGTGAATACTTCTTTCGAGACTGACAAAGGAAACTTTATCATTCATGCTTATGATTTTTCAGTCTACAGAAACAAACAGGAAAGAATAGAAAATGAAGTAAAAGAAGAAACGGATGTTTTAATTTCTTCTAATATGGCACATTTGAAAAAACTGAAGGTTGGAGATGTTTTAGTAGCTCAAACTCCTTTTGGTAAGAAAAATTTTCATATCAAAGGAATTAAAGAACATTTCTTTTCGGAAAAAGGAACCGTGATGATGGATATTCGTTCCTACGAAAAAAATTTCGAATTCAAGACGATTAACTCTATTAAACTTTTCTTAAAAAAGGAATATTCTGACCCGTCCGGGATAGAATATTCTAAAAAGAAAATTTTAGATTTTCTGAAATCGGATCAAGAATATAAAGATCTGATCTTACTTGATTCTGCACAACTAAGAGAAATCTATCTTTACGAGATCAATAAAGTATTTAGAGTTTTGGATTCTCTTAAGGCGACAGCAATTCTGATCTCAGTGATTTCTCTACTTTCTTCTCTTGTTCATACACTTTACGATAAACGTAAGATACTCGGGCTTCTCAAATATTTGGGAGCTTCCCAGGACCAACTTGGCATTATCCTCAAAACAGAATCGGTTTATCTGACAGGATTTGGAGCATTCTTCGGGATTATCTCTTCTCTAATAATGTCTCCGATCATTCTTTATGTGGTGAATAAGAACGCGTTCGGCTGGACACTAACCTTTTCATTTTTGCCCGAAACCCCGATCCTAATTCTATTTTTTGCGCCTGTCTTAGGTTGGATTTCCGCGGTATATCCTCTGCATTTATTGAGAAAAATGAGCTTCCAGCTTAGTCCGGAATGA